A genomic stretch from Oculatellaceae cyanobacterium includes:
- a CDS encoding alpha/beta fold hydrolase yields the protein MASSFSVSADDSTTTKTWIWKGFPICYQTQGNTGQAVVLIHGFGASLGHWRKNIPVLAENCRCYAIDLIGFGGSAKPTPGIEIDYTFETWAQQIADFCEEVVGGAAFLVGNSIGCIVAMQAAVDHPDQALGVAMLNCSLRLLHDRKRATLPWYRRFSAPLLQQLFTVKWVGQLFFNQLAKPKVVRKILLQAYKHPDVVTEELIDLIMAPASDIGAVEVFLAFTRYSQGPLPEDLLPALRCPAIMLWGTEDPWEPIALGKELAKFPQVQKFIPIEGVGHCPQDEAPELVNPVLQEWINSHSC from the coding sequence ATGGCATCATCATTTAGCGTATCCGCCGACGACAGCACGACTACTAAAACTTGGATTTGGAAAGGATTTCCAATTTGCTACCAAACTCAAGGGAATACTGGGCAAGCAGTTGTACTAATACATGGGTTTGGAGCATCATTGGGACATTGGCGCAAAAATATCCCTGTACTTGCGGAAAATTGTCGCTGCTATGCAATTGACTTAATCGGATTTGGTGGGTCAGCTAAACCTACCCCTGGTATTGAAATTGATTACACCTTTGAAACTTGGGCGCAGCAAATAGCAGATTTTTGTGAAGAAGTTGTTGGTGGTGCAGCTTTTTTGGTTGGTAATTCTATTGGCTGTATTGTAGCTATGCAAGCAGCAGTAGATCATCCAGATCAGGCATTGGGGGTAGCAATGCTTAACTGTTCCCTACGGCTTCTACATGACCGCAAACGTGCAACTTTGCCTTGGTATCGTCGCTTTAGTGCGCCACTGCTACAACAATTGTTTACAGTTAAGTGGGTTGGACAGTTATTTTTTAACCAACTTGCTAAACCAAAGGTAGTGCGTAAAATTTTGTTACAAGCCTACAAGCACCCTGATGTTGTAACAGAAGAATTAATTGATTTAATTATGGCACCAGCTTCTGATATCGGTGCTGTGGAAGTATTTTTAGCTTTTACCCGCTATTCACAAGGGCCATTACCTGAAGACTTATTACCTGCATTACGCTGTCCAGCAATTATGTTATGGGGAACAGAAGACCCTTGGGAACCGATCGCGCTAGGGAAAGAGTTGGCTAAATTTCCCCAAGTCCAAAAGTTTATTCCCATAGAAGGTGTAGGTCATTGTCCCCAGGATGAAGCACCTGAGTTGGTTAATCCCGTGTTACAAGAGTGGATCAACTCACATAGTTGTTAA
- the rpe gene encoding ribulose-phosphate 3-epimerase, with the protein MTQTPSQKPIVIAPSILSADFSKLGEEIRAIDAAGADWIHVDVMDGRFVPNITIGPLIVDAIRPVTKKPLDVHLMIVEPEKYVEDFAKAGADIISVHAEHNASPHLHRTLCQIKELGKQAGVVLNPSTPLELIEYVIEVCDLVLIMSVNPGFGGQSFIPTVLPKIRKLRQMCDERGLDPWIEVDGGLKANNTWQVLEAGANAIVAGSAVFNAKDYAEAITNIRNSKRPAPELATV; encoded by the coding sequence ATGACCCAAACCCCATCCCAAAAGCCCATTGTGATTGCTCCTTCAATCCTATCAGCAGACTTTAGCAAGCTGGGAGAGGAAATTCGAGCAATTGATGCTGCTGGCGCTGATTGGATTCACGTTGATGTAATGGATGGTCGGTTTGTCCCTAATATCACAATTGGCCCCCTGATTGTCGATGCCATCCGCCCTGTTACCAAAAAACCTTTGGATGTCCACTTAATGATTGTGGAACCAGAAAAGTATGTGGAAGATTTTGCGAAAGCGGGTGCAGATATTATCTCAGTTCATGCTGAACATAATGCTTCTCCTCACTTGCACCGCACTCTTTGCCAAATTAAGGAACTAGGTAAGCAAGCTGGCGTTGTTCTCAATCCTTCTACTCCTTTGGAGTTGATTGAGTATGTGATTGAAGTTTGCGATTTGGTATTAATTATGAGCGTTAACCCTGGGTTTGGGGGTCAAAGCTTTATTCCTACGGTGCTACCAAAAATTCGCAAGTTGCGTCAGATGTGTGATGAGCGTGGACTTGATCCTTGGATTGAGGTAGATGGCGGTTTGAAGGCTAATAATACTTGGCAAGTTTTGGAAGCGGGAGCGAATGCGATTGTAGCTGGTTCCGCAGTTTTCAATGCTAAGGATTATGCTGAGGCAATTACTAATATTCGTAACAGTAAGCGTCCAGCACCTGAATTAGCAACTGTTTAA
- the uvrB gene encoding excinuclease ABC subunit UvrB gives MTQFRLQAPFQPTGDQPQAIAQLTSYLQAGNRFQTLLGATGTGKTFSIAAVIEKIGKPTLVLAHNKTLAAQLCNELREFFPNNAVEYFVSYYDYYQPEAYIPTTDTYIEKTASINEEIDMLRHSATRSLFERQDVIVVASISCIYGLGMPSEYLKASIPFRVGMEVDQRALLRDLANVQYSRNDIDLGRGRFRVRGDVLEIGPAYEDRIIRVEFFGDEIDAIRYVDPVTGEILQSLEALNVYPARHFVTPDDRLEEACNAIEAELKQRILELESAGKLLEAQRIDQRTRYDLELLREVGYCNGVENYSRHLAGRLPGETPECLIDYFPKDWLLVVDESHVSIPQLRGMYNGDQSRKRVLIEHGFRLPSAADNRPLKAEEFWEKANQAIFVSATPGNWEIEISEGRVAEQVIRPTGVLDPEIFVRPTEGQIDDLLSEIQERVALHERVLITTLTKRMAEDLTEYLQDRGVQVRYLHSEIQSIERIEIMQDLRDGKFDVLIGVNLLREGLDLPEVSLVAILDADKEGFLRAERSLIQTIGRAARHVRGQAILYADNLTDSMVKAIDETDRRRGIQFAYNKMHNITPQSIAKKSGNSILAFLDVSRRLNSQQLETVYEQADDLSLEQIPQLITQLEAQMKDAAKKLEFEEAAKLRDRIKHLRDKMLGR, from the coding sequence ATGACGCAATTTCGTCTGCAAGCTCCATTTCAACCTACAGGCGATCAACCACAGGCGATCGCACAACTTACCTCTTATCTCCAAGCAGGTAATCGTTTTCAAACTTTGCTGGGCGCGACGGGTACGGGAAAAACCTTTTCCATCGCTGCTGTAATTGAAAAAATTGGTAAGCCAACGCTGGTTTTAGCCCACAATAAAACCTTAGCAGCACAGCTTTGTAATGAGTTGCGCGAATTCTTCCCTAACAATGCGGTTGAATACTTTGTTAGTTACTACGACTACTATCAGCCAGAAGCTTATATTCCAACTACGGATACATATATAGAGAAAACCGCCTCAATTAATGAAGAAATAGATATGCTGCGACATTCAGCGACGCGATCGCTGTTTGAACGCCAAGATGTGATTGTTGTAGCATCAATTAGCTGTATCTACGGTTTAGGTATGCCCTCAGAATACCTAAAAGCGTCCATTCCGTTTCGAGTAGGAATGGAAGTTGATCAACGTGCATTGCTGCGAGATTTAGCCAATGTGCAATACTCCCGCAATGATATAGACCTTGGTAGAGGGCGTTTTCGAGTGCGGGGGGATGTTTTAGAAATTGGCCCTGCTTATGAAGATAGAATTATCCGAGTAGAATTTTTTGGCGATGAAATAGACGCAATTCGCTATGTTGATCCAGTCACAGGGGAAATTCTTCAAAGCTTGGAGGCGTTAAATGTTTATCCTGCGCGTCACTTTGTCACTCCAGACGATCGCTTGGAGGAAGCTTGCAATGCAATTGAAGCAGAACTTAAGCAGAGGATTTTAGAACTAGAAAGTGCTGGTAAACTTTTGGAGGCGCAACGGATAGATCAGCGTACTCGCTATGACTTAGAGTTATTGCGCGAGGTGGGTTATTGCAATGGGGTAGAAAATTATTCTCGTCATTTAGCTGGAAGACTTCCAGGTGAAACGCCAGAATGTTTGATTGATTATTTTCCTAAAGATTGGTTGCTAGTTGTAGATGAATCCCACGTTTCTATACCACAACTTCGGGGAATGTATAACGGCGATCAATCGCGCAAGCGGGTATTAATTGAGCATGGTTTCCGCTTACCGAGTGCTGCTGATAACCGCCCGTTAAAAGCTGAGGAGTTTTGGGAGAAAGCAAATCAGGCGATTTTTGTCTCTGCAACGCCTGGAAATTGGGAAATTGAAATATCAGAAGGAAGGGTTGCAGAACAGGTAATTCGTCCTACTGGTGTGCTTGATCCAGAAATATTTGTGCGTCCGACGGAAGGACAAATTGATGATCTTTTGAGTGAAATTCAAGAACGCGTTGCACTTCATGAACGGGTATTGATTACCACTTTAACTAAGCGGATGGCGGAAGATCTCACGGAATATTTACAGGATCGTGGGGTGCAGGTGCGGTATCTACACTCAGAAATTCAATCTATTGAACGCATTGAGATTATGCAAGATTTGCGTGATGGTAAGTTTGATGTGTTAATTGGGGTTAACTTGTTGCGGGAGGGGTTGGATTTACCAGAGGTATCTTTGGTAGCGATTTTAGATGCGGATAAAGAAGGGTTCTTGCGTGCAGAGCGATCGCTAATTCAAACTATTGGTAGGGCGGCGCGTCATGTGCGCGGACAAGCTATCTTATATGCTGATAATTTAACCGATAGCATGGTCAAAGCAATTGACGAAACCGATCGCCGTCGGGGGATTCAGTTTGCATACAACAAAATGCACAATATTACACCGCAATCAATTGCTAAGAAATCTGGTAATTCAATTCTGGCGTTTTTAGATGTGTCGCGCCGATTGAATTCCCAACAGTTAGAAACTGTTTATGAGCAAGCAGATGATCTATCGTTAGAGCAAATTCCTCAGTTAATTACGCAGTTAGAAGCGCAGATGAAGGATGCAGCGAAGAAGTTAGAGTTTGAGGAGGCGGCAAAATTGCGCGATCGCATTAAGCATTTGCGAGATAAGATGCTGGGGCGTTAA
- a CDS encoding S8 family serine peptidase, whose amino-acid sequence MAQQVITKKLNSIFYALAALSLTTPALALPNSLGSAGIDALKLQAAPYNLTGRKIAIGQVEIGRPGYFGLDKTASPNLWLSLARVFYRDAPAKSNSEVDGHASMVAGVMISNDKAIPGVSPKALLYSSAVGSPKTSGQAEECLATQYVAQQNGGDLRAINFSFGEPLDTDTKRKAVLDGNSLLTQCVDWSARIHDVLYAVAGNQGKGGIPIPTDNFNAVNVAYTTRRDSLFTKVDFPNLSDTPIGVARPLLDREINVGGRRSISLVAPGANLNLYDLKGKVTRVSGTSFAAPHVTGSVALLQEFADLQLKSRQPRWSTDARRHEVMKAVLLNSAEKIKDAGDGLRLGMSRTILAKNNSNWLDSDAYKDPKIPLHYQMGAGQLNVFRAYQQFSSGKWSATSPMVDNKGVAPIAWDYSSLKASNYQDYVLEQPLQQGSFVSITLAWDRKVELKDTNKNGQYDIGEGFSDRGLNNLDIYLMRAEDNDTSKSIWSSQSDVDSVEHIFHEIPANGRYKIRVQFRQQVNDDTQPYALAWWSVPVKNK is encoded by the coding sequence TTGGCGCAGCAAGTTATTACAAAAAAATTAAATTCCATTTTCTACGCTTTGGCTGCCTTATCCTTAACGACACCAGCTTTAGCTTTACCAAATTCATTAGGATCAGCCGGAATTGACGCGCTCAAGCTACAAGCTGCTCCCTATAACTTGACAGGTCGTAAAATTGCCATTGGTCAAGTAGAAATCGGTCGCCCTGGATATTTTGGTTTAGACAAGACAGCTTCTCCTAATCTGTGGTTATCACTGGCACGAGTCTTTTATCGTGATGCTCCAGCCAAATCAAACTCAGAAGTTGATGGTCATGCCTCAATGGTAGCAGGGGTGATGATTAGTAATGACAAAGCAATACCTGGCGTATCACCAAAGGCACTTTTGTATTCTTCTGCTGTTGGTTCACCTAAAACCAGTGGTCAAGCAGAAGAATGTTTAGCCACGCAGTACGTAGCACAACAAAATGGCGGAGATTTGCGGGCAATTAACTTTAGTTTTGGTGAACCACTAGATACAGATACTAAACGTAAAGCGGTTTTAGATGGTAATTCTTTACTGACACAATGCGTTGATTGGTCAGCACGAATTCATGATGTGCTTTATGCAGTTGCTGGTAATCAAGGTAAAGGTGGTATTCCTATCCCTACTGACAACTTCAATGCTGTGAATGTTGCCTATACGACTCGTCGGGATAGTTTGTTTACTAAAGTAGATTTTCCTAATTTAAGTGATACACCGATTGGGGTCGCTAGACCCTTACTTGATCGTGAAATTAATGTTGGTGGTAGGCGCTCTATTAGTTTAGTTGCCCCTGGAGCTAATCTGAACTTATATGATTTGAAGGGTAAAGTTACTCGTGTCAGTGGCACAAGTTTTGCTGCACCTCATGTTACAGGGTCTGTGGCTTTGCTACAAGAATTTGCTGACTTACAGTTGAAATCGCGTCAGCCACGCTGGAGTACAGATGCTCGTCGCCATGAAGTGATGAAAGCTGTGTTGCTTAATTCGGCAGAAAAAATTAAAGATGCTGGCGATGGTTTGCGACTAGGAATGAGCCGCACTATTTTGGCTAAAAATAATAGTAATTGGTTAGATTCGGATGCTTATAAAGACCCAAAAATACCACTACATTATCAAATGGGCGCTGGACAGTTAAATGTTTTTCGAGCTTACCAACAATTTAGCTCTGGTAAGTGGTCTGCAACCTCCCCAATGGTTGACAATAAAGGGGTAGCTCCGATTGCTTGGGATTACAGCAGTTTAAAGGCATCTAATTATCAAGATTATGTGTTAGAGCAACCTTTACAACAAGGTAGTTTTGTCTCAATTACCCTGGCTTGGGATCGTAAGGTAGAGTTGAAGGATACCAATAAAAATGGTCAGTACGATATTGGAGAAGGTTTTAGCGATCGCGGTTTAAATAACCTTGATATTTATCTGATGCGTGCAGAAGATAATGATACTAGCAAAAGTATTTGGTCATCCCAAAGCGATGTTGATAGTGTAGAACACATCTTCCATGAAATTCCGGCTAATGGTCGCTATAAAATTCGCGTTCAGTTTCGTCAACAAGTTAATGATGATACTCAACCCTATGCTTTAGCTTGGTGGAGTGTCCCAGTTAAAAATAAGTAA
- a CDS encoding CsbD family protein — protein MSLEDKAKAAAKNIEGKAQEAMGNVTGDPQHQAEGQAKQGEATLRNAGEDIKDNIKKALD, from the coding sequence ATGAGTCTCGAAGATAAAGCAAAAGCAGCCGCTAAAAACATTGAAGGAAAAGCCCAAGAAGCAATGGGTAACGTAACAGGCGATCCTCAACATCAAGCTGAAGGACAAGCCAAACAAGGTGAAGCTACCCTGCGTAACGCTGGCGAAGATATCAAAGATAACATTAAGAAAGCACTTGACTAA
- a CDS encoding LCP family protein, with the protein MPDQKNPKKRALKAIAKPNNQKVTKTKQIHLLWLGLGLTGVAMISATAGALLAVSLASTPLMQQKLSAEEEAVFGKGDSFSRSNMKLPEVTRPVNILILGIKVITSDLKNPPSRKQNLGYHALVNSFDGLADTMLLLRFDPEKKKISFLSIPRDTRVVIDGHGVQKINAANDIGGPAVAAKEVSNLLEGVAIDRYIRINVQGVEKLIDALGGVTVYVPQDMKYQDDSQHLYINLKQGKQHLNGAQALQMLRFRYDQNGDIGRIQRQQMVMRALMEQTLNPTNLTRIPKILAVIQSHIDTNLSVEELAALTGFGIRTDRKQVQMLMLPGEVNGNGHHRISYWLPNRSRIKTLMAKYFDQGASDRELVDTSKVRVTIQDTTGDSQAVQSLVSTLEEAGYRRITIDKSLPESLSVTQIIAQQGDEDSAKQVYSSLGFGDVSVETSGTLYSDVTIKLGLDWLQKQAAIN; encoded by the coding sequence GTGCCAGATCAAAAAAATCCTAAAAAACGCGCTCTCAAGGCGATCGCCAAACCAAATAATCAAAAAGTTACTAAAACAAAGCAGATACATTTGCTGTGGTTGGGGTTGGGATTAACCGGAGTGGCAATGATTTCTGCAACTGCGGGTGCGCTGCTAGCAGTATCCCTTGCCAGTACCCCCTTAATGCAGCAAAAACTCAGTGCTGAAGAAGAAGCAGTATTTGGTAAGGGGGATAGCTTCTCACGCAGTAATATGAAACTGCCAGAAGTAACCCGTCCGGTAAATATCTTAATTTTGGGAATTAAGGTAATCACTTCAGATTTGAAGAACCCTCCCTCAAGAAAGCAAAATTTAGGTTACCACGCACTGGTTAACTCTTTCGATGGTCTAGCAGATACAATGCTGCTACTGCGGTTTGATCCAGAGAAAAAAAAGATCAGTTTTCTCTCCATTCCTAGAGATACTCGCGTAGTCATAGATGGCCATGGTGTCCAAAAAATAAATGCAGCTAATGACATCGGTGGGCCAGCAGTAGCAGCAAAAGAAGTAAGTAACCTACTTGAAGGTGTCGCCATTGACCGCTATATCAGGATTAACGTTCAGGGAGTAGAAAAACTGATTGACGCTTTGGGGGGTGTCACCGTTTATGTCCCACAAGACATGAAGTATCAAGATGACTCTCAGCACCTATACATCAATCTTAAACAAGGAAAACAGCATCTTAACGGCGCTCAAGCACTGCAAATGTTACGTTTTCGCTATGACCAAAATGGCGATATTGGACGAATTCAGCGACAGCAAATGGTGATGCGTGCGTTAATGGAGCAAACCCTTAATCCTACAAATTTGACTCGCATACCAAAAATTCTTGCTGTAATTCAGTCGCATATTGACACTAATTTAAGCGTGGAAGAACTGGCAGCATTAACAGGTTTTGGGATACGGACAGATCGTAAACAGGTACAAATGTTGATGCTGCCTGGAGAAGTGAATGGAAACGGTCATCACCGCATTAGTTACTGGTTGCCAAATCGCAGTCGAATCAAAACACTGATGGCTAAGTACTTTGACCAAGGAGCGAGCGATCGCGAATTAGTTGATACAAGTAAAGTACGGGTGACAATTCAAGATACTACTGGTGATAGTCAGGCTGTCCAATCTTTAGTTAGTACACTTGAGGAAGCAGGTTATCGCAGAATTACTATTGATAAAAGTTTGCCTGAATCATTGAGCGTGACGCAAATCATAGCGCAGCAGGGAGATGAGGATTCAGCTAAACAGGTTTATAGTTCTTTAGGCTTTGGGGATGTGAGTGTAGAAACTTCCGGCACTCTTTATTCTGACGTGACAATTAAATTAGGTCTAGACTGGCTACAAAAACAAGCAGCAATCAATTAA